The Neovison vison isolate M4711 chromosome 5, ASM_NN_V1, whole genome shotgun sequence genome includes a region encoding these proteins:
- the ABI3 gene encoding ABI gene family member 3, whose amino-acid sequence MAELQQLQEFEIPTGREALRGNHSSLLRVADYCVDNYVQATDKRKALEETMAFTTQALASVAYQVGSLAGHTLRMLDLQAASLRQVEARVNTLGQMVNMHMEKVARREIGTLATVQRLPPGQKVIAPDSLPPLTPYYRRPLNFGCLDDIGHGIKDLTTQLSRTGTLSRKSIKAPATPASATLGRPPRIPEPVLLPVVPEGKLSAASSASSLASASSGEGVGGVSTTKGQAAPPPPPLPSPPAPPPPPASEVFLPPPLLEEVSLPLPAPELPPPLDLPPPPPPDLDELGLPPLPPPDFGPEEPSWVPASYLEKVVTLYPYTRQKDNELSFTEGTIICITRRYSDGWCEGISSEGTGFFPGNYVQPSC is encoded by the exons ATGGCGGAGCTGCAGCAGCTGCAGGAGTTCGAGATCCCCACGGGCCGGGAGGCCCTGCGGGGCAACCACAGCTCCCTGCTGCGGGTCGCAGACTACTGCGTGGACAACTATGTGCAG GCCACAGACAAGCGGAAAGCGCTGGAGGAGACCATGGCCTTTACCACCCAGGCACTGGCCAGTGTGGCCTACCAAGTCGGCAGTCTGGCGGGACACACTCTGCGGATGCTGGACCTGCAGGCGGCCTCGCTGCGGCAGGTGGAAGCCCGTGTGAACACGCTGGGCCAG ATGGTGAACATGCACATGGAGAAGGTGGCCCGAAGGGAGATCGGCACTTTGGCCACGGTCCAGCGGCTGCCCCCTGGCCAGAAAGTCATTGCCCCCGACAGCCTCCCACCCCTCACGCCCTACTACAGGAGACCCCTCAACTTTGGCTGCCTGGATGATATTGGTCATGGGATCAAG GATCTGACCACGCAGCTGTCGCGGACCGGGACCCTCTCGCGAAAGAGCATCAAGGCGCCTGCCACGCCGGCCTCCGCCACCCTGGG gaGGCCACCCCGGATTCCCGAGCCGGTGCTGCTCCCCGTGGTGCCCGAGGGCAAACTCTCCGCcgcttcctctgcctcttccctggcCTCGGCAAG CAGCGGCGAAGGCGTCGGTGGGGTCTCCACGACCAAGGGGCaggcagcacccccacccccacctctccccagccccccggccccaccccctccaccggCCTCTGAGGTCTTCCTGCCGCCCCCTCTGCTGGAGGAAGTGTCCCTGCCCTTGCCCG CACCAGAGTTGCCTCCGCCCCTGGATCtgccccctcctccgcccccGGATCTAGATGAATTGGGGCTGCCACCTCTGCCCCCACCAGACTTCGGCCCTGAAGAGCCTAGCTGGGTTCCTGCTTCCTACCTGGAGAAAG TGGTGACACTGTACCCATACACCCGCCAGAAGGACAACGAGCTCTCCTTCACTGAGGGGACCATCATCTGCATCACACGCCGCTACTCCGATGGCTGGTGTGAGGGCATCAGCTCGGAGGGGACTGGATTCTTCCCAGGAAACTACGTACAGCCCAGCTGCTGA
- the PHOSPHO1 gene encoding phosphoethanolamine/phosphocholine phosphatase isoform X2, with translation MSGCFPVTGLRCLSRDGGMATQGAPRFLLTFDFDETIVDENSDDSIVRAAPGQRLPDSLRATYREGFYNEYMQRVFQYLGEQGVRPRDLRAIYEAIPLSPGMSDLLQFVAKQGSCFEVILISDANTFGVESALRAAGHHGLFRRILSNPSGPDARGLLALRPFHSHSCARCPANMCKHKVLSDYLRERAQDGVHFERLFYVGDGANDFCPMGLLAGGDVAFPRRGYPMHRLIQEAQKAEPSSFRASVVPWETATDVRLHLQQVLKTC, from the exons ATGAGCGGGTGTTTTCCAGTCACTGGTCTCCGATGCCTGTCTAGG GACGGCGGGATGGCCACGCAGGGCGCTCCGCGCTTCCTCCTGACCTTCGACTTCGATGAGACCATCGTGGACGAAAACAGCGACGACTCCATCGTGCGTGCCGCGCCGGGCCAGCGGCTCCCCGACAGCCTGCGGGCCACCTACCGCGAGGGCTTCTACAACGAGTACATGCAGCGCGTCTTCCAGTACCTGGGCGAGCAGGGCGTGCGACCGCGGGACCTGCGCGCCATCTACGAGGCCATCCCCCTGTCGCCGGGCATGAGCGACCTGCTGCAGTTTGTGGCCAAGCAAGGCTCCTGCTTCGAGGTGATCCTCATCTCGGATGCCAACACCTTCGGCGTGGAGAGCGCGCTGCGCGCCGCGGGCCACCATGGCCTGTTCCGCCGCATTCTCAGCAACCCGTCGGGGCCCGACGCGCGGGGGCTGCTGGCGCTGCGGCCCTTCCACTCGCACAGCTGCGCGCGCTGCCCCGCCAACATGTGCAAGCACAAGGTGCTCAGCGACTACCTGCGCGAGCGAGCCCAGGACGGCGTGCACTTCGAGCGCCTTTTCTACGTGGGCGACGGCGCCAACGACTTCTGCCCCATGGGGCTGCTGGCGGGCGGCGACGTGGCCTTCCCGCGCCGCGGCTACCCCATGCACCGCCTTATCCAGGAGGCGCAGAAGGCCGAACCCAGCTCCTTCCGCGCCAGCGTGGTGCCCTGGGAAACGGCCACCGACGTGCGCCTCCATCTGCAACAGGTGCTGAAGACGTGCTGA
- the PHOSPHO1 gene encoding phosphoethanolamine/phosphocholine phosphatase isoform X1 codes for MCQRLWPWPANQPLPGRLVPRPLSLAPSSSCSCSSPPCSQDGGMATQGAPRFLLTFDFDETIVDENSDDSIVRAAPGQRLPDSLRATYREGFYNEYMQRVFQYLGEQGVRPRDLRAIYEAIPLSPGMSDLLQFVAKQGSCFEVILISDANTFGVESALRAAGHHGLFRRILSNPSGPDARGLLALRPFHSHSCARCPANMCKHKVLSDYLRERAQDGVHFERLFYVGDGANDFCPMGLLAGGDVAFPRRGYPMHRLIQEAQKAEPSSFRASVVPWETATDVRLHLQQVLKTC; via the coding sequence ATGTGCCAGCGCCTATGGCCGTGGCCTGCTAACCAGCCTCTCCCTGGCCGGCTCGTGCCGCGCCCCCTCTCGcttgctccctcctcctcctgctcctgctcctctcccccctgctcccaGGACGGCGGGATGGCCACGCAGGGCGCTCCGCGCTTCCTCCTGACCTTCGACTTCGATGAGACCATCGTGGACGAAAACAGCGACGACTCCATCGTGCGTGCCGCGCCGGGCCAGCGGCTCCCCGACAGCCTGCGGGCCACCTACCGCGAGGGCTTCTACAACGAGTACATGCAGCGCGTCTTCCAGTACCTGGGCGAGCAGGGCGTGCGACCGCGGGACCTGCGCGCCATCTACGAGGCCATCCCCCTGTCGCCGGGCATGAGCGACCTGCTGCAGTTTGTGGCCAAGCAAGGCTCCTGCTTCGAGGTGATCCTCATCTCGGATGCCAACACCTTCGGCGTGGAGAGCGCGCTGCGCGCCGCGGGCCACCATGGCCTGTTCCGCCGCATTCTCAGCAACCCGTCGGGGCCCGACGCGCGGGGGCTGCTGGCGCTGCGGCCCTTCCACTCGCACAGCTGCGCGCGCTGCCCCGCCAACATGTGCAAGCACAAGGTGCTCAGCGACTACCTGCGCGAGCGAGCCCAGGACGGCGTGCACTTCGAGCGCCTTTTCTACGTGGGCGACGGCGCCAACGACTTCTGCCCCATGGGGCTGCTGGCGGGCGGCGACGTGGCCTTCCCGCGCCGCGGCTACCCCATGCACCGCCTTATCCAGGAGGCGCAGAAGGCCGAACCCAGCTCCTTCCGCGCCAGCGTGGTGCCCTGGGAAACGGCCACCGACGTGCGCCTCCATCTGCAACAGGTGCTGAAGACGTGCTGA
- the GNGT2 gene encoding guanine nucleotide-binding protein G(I)/G(S)/G(O) subunit gamma-T2 codes for MAQELSEKELLKMEVEQLRKEVKNPRSPISKTGKEIKDYVEAEAGNDPLLKGIPEDKNPFKEKGGCTLS; via the exons ATGGCCCAGGAGCTCAGCGAGAAGGAGCTCCTGAAGATGGAGGTAGAACAGCTGAGGAAGGAAGTCAAGAACCCAAGGAGCCCG ATTTCCAAGACGGGAAAGGAAATCAAGGATTACGTGGAGGCTGAAGCAGGAAACGACCCTCTCCTCAAAGGCATCCCTGAGGACAAGAATCCCTTCAAGGAGAAAGGCGGCTGCACCTTAAGCTGA